One window from the genome of Castellaniella sp. MT123 encodes:
- the rnhB gene encoding ribonuclease HII, which produces MAGVDEAGRGPLAGPVFAAAVILDPDRPIDGLDDSKKLSPKRREQLAEQIRAQALAWAIAQVDVQDIDRLNILQATLLAMRQACLALSHAPQLILVDGNRLPTGLPAPARAVVGGDALVPAISAASILAKTARDACCLTLHAQYPQYAFDQHKGYGTALHLARLAEFGPCPAHRRSFAPVRKLLPEDAADFTSAHRTD; this is translated from the coding sequence ATGGCGGGCGTGGACGAGGCCGGGCGCGGGCCGCTGGCCGGGCCGGTGTTCGCCGCCGCCGTGATCCTGGATCCTGATCGGCCCATCGATGGGCTGGACGACTCGAAAAAGCTCAGCCCGAAGCGGCGCGAGCAGCTGGCCGAACAAATTCGCGCTCAGGCTCTCGCCTGGGCGATCGCCCAGGTCGACGTCCAGGACATCGACCGCCTGAACATCCTGCAGGCGACGCTGCTGGCCATGCGCCAGGCCTGCCTGGCCTTGTCGCACGCGCCGCAGCTAATCCTGGTTGACGGCAACCGCCTGCCGACCGGCCTGCCGGCGCCGGCGCGCGCGGTGGTGGGCGGTGATGCCCTGGTGCCGGCGATTTCCGCCGCGTCGATCCTGGCCAAGACCGCACGGGATGCCTGCTGCCTGACGCTGCACGCGCAATATCCACAATACGCCTTCGACCAGCACAAGGGCTACGGCACGGCGCTGCACTTGGCCCGGCTGGCTGAATTCGGCCCGTGTCCCGCGCATCGGCGCAGCTTCGCCCCCGTGCGCAAACTGTTGCCCGAGGATGCCGCGGACTTCACGTCAGCACACCGCACCGATTGA
- the lpxB gene encoding lipid-A-disaccharide synthase, with the protein MDRAAGPLSSGGGIRASIVAGEPSGDLLAARMIRGLLARDPAAQTMGIGGPAMARAGFQAWHPMDALSVFGYVDALRQAPRLVRTWYDTRRRVLAQRPDVFIGVDAPDFNLRLEEKVRAAGIPTVHFVGPSIWAWRFERIHQIRRAVSHMLVLFPFEVDLYREQGVPVTYVGHPLAELIPEHPDRQAARSLLGLDPARRVLALMPGSRESELRLLAPRFLQAAQLLRRQDPGLQIVVPVVNARRRAQFDGILAQHPVPDCRVLDMTAVGGQDGAARRADGLDTREWPVAWHAMEAADAVLVASGTATLEAALFKRPLVISYVITPWMRRLMAWKSGQTAPSLPWVGLPNILERDFVVPELLQEAATPEALAEHTWTALTDTALGMRISDRFTALHGTLRRDTPGLAAQAILDVCHGHAI; encoded by the coding sequence ATGGATCGGGCAGCTGGCCCGCTGTCATCCGGGGGCGGGATTCGCGCGTCCATCGTGGCCGGCGAGCCGTCCGGGGATCTGCTGGCCGCCCGCATGATCCGGGGCCTGCTGGCGCGGGATCCGGCCGCACAGACGATGGGTATCGGGGGGCCTGCCATGGCGCGCGCCGGTTTTCAGGCCTGGCACCCGATGGATGCGCTGTCCGTGTTCGGCTATGTGGATGCCCTGCGGCAGGCGCCACGGCTGGTACGCACCTGGTACGACACCCGGCGCCGGGTGCTGGCACAGCGTCCCGACGTCTTTATCGGCGTCGATGCGCCAGACTTCAATCTGCGCCTGGAAGAAAAGGTGCGCGCGGCCGGCATCCCCACCGTGCATTTCGTGGGCCCTTCAATCTGGGCTTGGCGCTTCGAGCGCATCCACCAGATCCGGCGCGCCGTTTCGCATATGCTGGTGCTGTTCCCCTTCGAGGTTGATCTCTACCGCGAACAGGGTGTCCCGGTGACCTACGTCGGCCATCCGCTGGCGGAACTGATCCCCGAACACCCCGACCGCCAGGCCGCCCGATCCTTGCTGGGGCTGGATCCCGCCCGTCGTGTGCTGGCGTTGATGCCCGGCAGCCGGGAATCCGAACTGCGTCTGCTGGCGCCGCGTTTCCTGCAGGCCGCGCAGCTTTTACGCCGCCAGGACCCGGGCCTGCAGATCGTCGTGCCGGTGGTCAATGCCCGGCGCCGGGCGCAGTTCGACGGCATCCTGGCGCAGCATCCCGTGCCGGACTGCCGCGTGCTGGATATGACCGCTGTCGGCGGGCAGGATGGGGCCGCACGCCGGGCGGACGGCCTGGACACGCGCGAATGGCCAGTTGCCTGGCACGCGATGGAGGCGGCCGACGCCGTGCTCGTCGCCAGCGGCACCGCCACGCTGGAGGCCGCCCTGTTCAAGCGGCCGCTGGTGATTTCCTACGTCATCACCCCGTGGATGCGGCGCCTCATGGCCTGGAAATCCGGCCAGACCGCGCCCAGCCTGCCCTGGGTCGGCCTGCCGAACATCCTGGAACGCGATTTCGTCGTGCCCGAACTGCTGCAAGAAGCCGCCACGCCAGAGGCCCTGGCCGAACACACCTGGACGGCGCTGACCGACACCGCGCTGGGCATGCGCATCTCGGATCGCTTCACCGCGCTGCACGGCACATTACGCCGGGATACCCCGGGCCTGGCGGCGCAGGCCATTCTGGACGTCTGCCATGGCCACGCGATCTGA
- the lpxA gene encoding acyl-ACP--UDP-N-acetylglucosamine O-acyltransferase, whose protein sequence is MTTARIHPTAIVAPGAVLGDDVSVGPYSIIGEHVRIGAGTRVGPHCVIDGHTTIGPNNHFYRFCSIGGIPQDKKYQGEPTALEIGAGNTFREHVTINIGTVQDVGTTRLGDDNWIMTYVHIAHDCQLGSHIVIANSVQLGGHIHIGDWAIIGGLSAVHQFVRIGAHAMIGGTSSVRQDVPPYMIGAGDSFRPVGINSEGLGRRGFTPDDIQVLKEAYKTLYRRQFNIEQAADALVDLQQAHPSEAPVVQTLIDFLRASTRGIARP, encoded by the coding sequence ATGACGACGGCGCGGATTCATCCAACGGCCATCGTCGCGCCGGGCGCGGTGCTGGGTGACGATGTCAGTGTCGGCCCCTACAGCATCATCGGCGAACACGTCCGCATCGGTGCCGGCACGCGCGTCGGGCCGCATTGCGTCATCGACGGGCACACCACCATCGGCCCGAACAACCACTTCTATCGGTTTTGCTCGATCGGCGGCATTCCTCAGGACAAAAAATACCAGGGTGAGCCCACCGCGCTGGAGATCGGCGCCGGCAACACCTTCCGCGAACACGTCACGATCAACATCGGCACGGTCCAGGACGTGGGGACCACCCGCCTGGGCGACGACAACTGGATCATGACGTACGTCCACATCGCGCATGATTGCCAGCTGGGAAGCCACATCGTGATCGCCAACAGCGTGCAGCTGGGCGGTCACATCCACATCGGCGACTGGGCCATCATCGGCGGATTATCCGCTGTGCACCAGTTCGTACGCATCGGCGCGCATGCGATGATCGGTGGCACCAGTTCGGTGCGCCAGGACGTGCCGCCCTACATGATCGGCGCGGGCGATTCTTTCCGGCCGGTCGGCATCAACTCCGAAGGCTTGGGCCGACGCGGCTTTACGCCGGACGACATCCAGGTGCTGAAAGAAGCCTACAAGACCCTGTATCGGCGCCAGTTCAACATCGAGCAGGCGGCCGACGCCCTGGTTGATCTTCAGCAGGCCCATCCGTCCGAGGCCCCCGTCGTGCAAACCCTGATCGACTTCCTGCGCGCCTCCACCCGGGGCATCGCGCGTCCATGA
- the fabZ gene encoding 3-hydroxyacyl-ACP dehydratase FabZ — protein MELDIKDIMERLPHRQPMLLVDRVLEMDPGKSIVAIKNVTYNEPFFQGHFAHHPVMPGVLIIEALAQAAALFSFADAGAPNLASTKVAYYLVGVDGARFRRPVVPGDQLRMEVSADKLSRSICKYTAVAKVGDQIAAEAKIMCAVRVLDEA, from the coding sequence ATGGAACTCGACATTAAAGACATCATGGAGCGGCTGCCGCATCGGCAGCCTATGCTGCTCGTGGACCGCGTCCTGGAGATGGACCCGGGCAAGAGCATCGTCGCCATCAAAAATGTCACTTACAACGAACCGTTCTTTCAGGGACATTTCGCGCACCACCCGGTGATGCCCGGCGTGCTCATCATCGAGGCCCTTGCCCAGGCGGCAGCTTTGTTTTCGTTCGCCGACGCGGGGGCCCCGAACCTGGCCAGCACCAAGGTCGCCTATTATCTGGTCGGCGTGGACGGCGCGCGCTTTCGCCGCCCGGTCGTGCCGGGGGACCAGTTGCGCATGGAAGTCTCGGCCGACAAGCTCAGCCGCTCGATCTGCAAGTACACGGCCGTCGCCAAAGTCGGCGACCAGATCGCCGCCGAGGCCAAGATCATGTGTGCGGTGCGCGTCCTGGACGAAGCATGA
- the lpxD gene encoding UDP-3-O-(3-hydroxymyristoyl)glucosamine N-acyltransferase, with the protein MPVLLAPDRAPVLPHLLQAADSVGLGCRITGTAAADTLRIAGLGSLNTAGPTEISFLSNPRLHSQLDDCRAAAVILRPEDWASFQDSHSQAPAWAAVLCPQPYLMYALLAQWFDRHRVAGLPQGIHPSAIIALTAVLEDGVHIGPLAVIEAGTRIGAGTRIGAGCVIGPDCSIGPDSLLHAQVTLYHGVSVGARAILHSGVVLGADGFGFAPDPRTPGAWAKIAQLGGVRIGDDVEIGANTTVDRGAVEDTVLGNGVKLDNQIMIGHNCRIGDHTAMAACVGVAGSTTMGQRCVIGGAAMFGGHLTLGDDVHISGGTAVTSDILKPGRYTGVFPVAEHAAWQHNAAVIGQLAQLRKRVRSAERQAATGIARQSANNKQDRE; encoded by the coding sequence ATGCCGGTGCTGCTCGCGCCCGATCGGGCTCCAGTCTTGCCGCACCTGTTGCAGGCAGCCGACTCGGTCGGGCTGGGGTGCAGGATCACCGGCACCGCGGCCGCAGACACTCTGCGCATCGCGGGGCTCGGCTCGCTGAACACGGCGGGGCCCACCGAGATCAGCTTTCTCTCCAATCCGCGACTGCACTCGCAGCTGGATGACTGCCGCGCCGCCGCGGTCATCCTGCGTCCGGAAGACTGGGCGTCCTTCCAGGACAGCCACTCCCAGGCGCCCGCCTGGGCCGCTGTGTTGTGCCCGCAGCCGTATCTCATGTATGCGCTGCTCGCCCAGTGGTTCGACCGCCACCGCGTGGCCGGCCTGCCGCAGGGCATCCACCCCAGCGCCATCATTGCACTGACTGCCGTCCTGGAAGACGGCGTCCATATCGGGCCGCTGGCCGTGATCGAGGCCGGCACCCGGATCGGGGCCGGTACCCGGATCGGGGCCGGCTGCGTGATCGGTCCGGATTGCTCGATCGGGCCTGACAGTCTGCTGCATGCGCAGGTCACGCTCTATCACGGGGTGTCCGTGGGCGCGCGCGCCATTCTGCATTCCGGTGTGGTGCTGGGCGCCGATGGTTTCGGGTTTGCGCCCGATCCGCGCACCCCGGGGGCTTGGGCCAAGATCGCCCAGCTGGGGGGCGTTCGTATTGGTGATGACGTCGAGATCGGCGCCAATACCACGGTCGATCGGGGCGCGGTCGAGGACACGGTGCTGGGTAACGGCGTGAAGCTCGATAACCAGATCATGATCGGCCATAATTGCCGTATCGGGGATCACACGGCGATGGCGGCCTGTGTAGGGGTGGCTGGGTCCACCACGATGGGCCAGCGCTGCGTGATCGGGGGGGCGGCCATGTTCGGCGGCCATCTGACGCTGGGCGACGACGTGCACATTTCCGGCGGGACGGCGGTCACATCCGACATCCTCAAGCCAGGGCGCTATACCGGGGTATTCCCGGTGGCTGAACATGCCGCCTGGCAACATAATGCGGCGGTGATCGGCCAGCTGGCGCAATTACGCAAGCGCGTGCGGTCCGCCGAACGACAAGCGGCTACCGGGATCGCCAGGCAGTCCGCGAACAACAAGCAGGACAGAGAATAA
- a CDS encoding OmpH family outer membrane protein has protein sequence MSLSGLNVSTLAQHAVRGHRALAVAAAIGLGALFVVPSYAQGTKIGFVSTERILRDSKPAKAAQAKIEAEFKKRDQDLQKQADSLRSQAQKLDKDAPVLSEADRVKRQRQLQDIDSDLQRKRREFQEDFNRRRNEEFSAIVEKADTAIKKIAEQQNYDLIIQDAVTVSPRVDITDQVIKALGG, from the coding sequence ATGAGTCTTTCAGGTTTGAATGTTTCAACATTGGCGCAACACGCCGTCCGTGGCCATCGTGCCCTGGCTGTGGCTGCTGCGATCGGGCTTGGGGCGCTGTTCGTCGTCCCCTCGTATGCCCAGGGAACGAAGATCGGTTTCGTCAGCACGGAACGCATTCTGCGCGACTCGAAGCCGGCCAAGGCCGCCCAGGCCAAGATCGAGGCCGAATTCAAGAAACGTGACCAGGATCTGCAGAAGCAGGCCGACAGTCTGCGTTCCCAGGCCCAGAAACTCGACAAGGACGCGCCCGTGCTGTCCGAGGCCGACCGTGTCAAACGCCAGCGTCAATTGCAGGACATCGATTCCGATCTGCAGCGCAAGCGTCGCGAGTTCCAGGAAGACTTCAACCGCCGTCGGAACGAGGAATTTTCCGCGATCGTGGAAAAGGCCGACACCGCGATCAAAAAAATCGCCGAACAGCAGAACTATGATCTGATCATCCAGGACGCCGTGACGGTCAGTCCGCGCGTGGATATCACCGACCAGGTCATCAAAGCCCTGGGTGGCTGA
- the bamA gene encoding outer membrane protein assembly factor BamA gives MSSLRNSRLIKRAIPVVLAALLAPAVAAAFTPFVVRDIQVQGIERVDPGTIFTYLPVKIGQTFTEEEAATAIQKLYGTGFFSDVKIDARGNVLVVSVKERATIASINFNGMREFDAKALTKSLSQVGFGQGRIFDQAMLDRAVFELKQQYLSKGKYGVQINPVITPLPRNRVGVSFDIFEGEVTTIGKIEFIGNKAFSAGTLEDQMQLTTGGMMTWYTGTNKYSREKLEGDVERIRSYYLDRGYLEFSMEPPQVTISPDRKSIYITMTVHEGEPYKLGPVDMAGDLLGLEDKLKPIITVHEGETFSAEKTNAIAKSMTDYLGSLGYAFANVNPSPVLDHDTHVAKLTFYVDPGRRVYVRRINVGGNTRTRDQVVRREMRQQEAAWYDSSSIKTSKDRIDRLGYFSEVDVKTDPVPGSPDQVDVDVNVKEKPTGMINLGVGYGTTDKLMLSAGISQDNVFGSGNSLSLNVNTSATNRAAVISHTNPYWTQDGISKTTSIYYRRTTPYAVADSGSLGWYAVESLGLGLNFGVPISETDRVFAGATFERNSLRDMTMGTDLNLNPAPLAYQNFVDQYGDTTNAVIGSLGWAKDTRDSALAPHKGSYTRLSADVSTMDLKYYKLSGQQQFFWPMGRSFTLALNGQADWEKTYGSSGKAFPVIKNMYAGGIGSVRGYEGASLGPRDTLTNTYLGGSRRIVGNLQLYLPFPGATRDRTLRWFLFTDAGQVANTDSSPCTQGINNGVSDPCGWKFSAGIGLSWESPLGPLQLSFGRPLNAKDGDEKQLFQFQIGTGF, from the coding sequence ATGTCGTCTCTCCGGAACTCTCGTCTGATCAAGCGCGCCATTCCCGTGGTGCTGGCGGCCTTGCTGGCACCCGCCGTGGCGGCCGCCTTCACGCCTTTCGTCGTGCGCGATATTCAGGTGCAGGGCATCGAGCGGGTCGATCCGGGAACGATCTTCACGTATCTGCCGGTGAAAATCGGCCAGACCTTTACCGAAGAAGAAGCCGCCACCGCGATCCAGAAGCTCTACGGCACGGGGTTCTTCAGCGACGTGAAGATCGACGCACGCGGCAATGTCCTGGTGGTGTCCGTCAAGGAACGCGCCACGATCGCCTCGATCAACTTCAACGGCATGCGCGAATTCGATGCCAAAGCCCTGACGAAATCGTTGTCCCAGGTGGGCTTTGGCCAGGGCCGGATCTTCGACCAGGCCATGCTGGACCGCGCGGTCTTCGAACTGAAGCAGCAGTATCTATCCAAAGGCAAGTACGGCGTCCAGATCAATCCGGTCATCACACCGTTGCCGCGCAACCGTGTCGGTGTCAGCTTCGACATCTTCGAAGGCGAAGTCACCACGATCGGCAAGATCGAATTCATCGGCAACAAGGCCTTTTCCGCCGGTACCCTGGAAGACCAGATGCAGCTGACCACCGGCGGCATGATGACCTGGTACACGGGCACGAACAAATATTCGCGCGAAAAACTCGAGGGCGATGTCGAGCGCATCCGTTCCTACTACCTGGATCGCGGCTACCTGGAATTCTCCATGGAACCCCCCCAGGTCACGATCTCGCCCGACCGCAAGAGCATCTACATCACCATGACCGTGCACGAGGGCGAGCCCTACAAGCTCGGGCCAGTGGACATGGCCGGCGACCTGCTGGGTCTGGAAGACAAACTCAAACCGATCATCACGGTCCACGAAGGCGAAACCTTCTCGGCGGAAAAGACCAACGCGATCGCGAAATCCATGACGGATTACCTGGGGTCGCTGGGCTACGCCTTCGCCAATGTGAACCCCAGCCCGGTCCTGGATCACGACACGCATGTCGCCAAGCTCACGTTCTACGTCGATCCCGGGCGCCGCGTATACGTGCGCCGCATCAACGTGGGCGGCAACACGCGCACCCGCGACCAGGTCGTGCGCCGTGAAATGCGCCAGCAGGAAGCCGCCTGGTACGACTCCTCCAGCATCAAGACCTCGAAGGACCGCATCGACCGGCTGGGCTACTTCAGCGAGGTCGACGTCAAGACCGATCCCGTGCCGGGCTCGCCCGACCAGGTCGACGTCGACGTGAACGTGAAGGAAAAACCCACCGGCATGATCAACCTGGGGGTTGGCTACGGCACGACCGACAAGCTGATGCTCTCGGCCGGGATCAGCCAGGACAACGTATTCGGCAGCGGCAACTCGCTGTCGCTGAATGTCAATACCAGCGCCACCAACCGCGCTGCCGTGATCTCGCACACCAACCCCTACTGGACCCAGGACGGCATCAGCAAGACCACGTCCATCTACTACCGGCGCACGACGCCGTATGCCGTGGCCGATAGCGGCTCGCTGGGCTGGTATGCCGTCGAATCCCTGGGCCTGGGCCTGAATTTCGGGGTCCCGATCTCCGAGACGGACCGCGTGTTCGCCGGCGCGACCTTCGAGCGCAATTCCCTGCGCGACATGACCATGGGCACGGATCTCAATCTGAATCCGGCGCCGCTGGCCTATCAGAATTTCGTCGACCAGTACGGCGACACCACGAACGCAGTCATCGGCAGCTTGGGCTGGGCCAAAGACACGCGCGACAGCGCGCTGGCGCCGCATAAGGGCAGCTATACCCGCCTGTCGGCGGATGTCTCCACGATGGATCTGAAATACTACAAGCTCAGCGGCCAGCAGCAGTTCTTCTGGCCGATGGGGCGTTCGTTCACCCTGGCCCTGAACGGCCAGGCCGACTGGGAAAAGACCTACGGCAGCAGCGGCAAGGCCTTCCCGGTCATCAAGAACATGTACGCGGGCGGCATCGGGTCGGTGCGCGGCTACGAGGGCGCGTCGCTCGGCCCCCGCGATACCCTGACCAACACCTACCTGGGGGGCTCGCGGCGCATCGTGGGCAACTTGCAGCTGTATCTGCCGTTCCCGGGCGCCACCCGGGACCGCACCCTGCGCTGGTTCCTCTTCACGGATGCCGGGCAAGTCGCCAACACCGACAGTTCGCCTTGCACACAAGGCATCAACAACGGCGTCTCCGATCCTTGCGGCTGGAAGTTCTCGGCGGGTATCGGCCTGTCCTGGGAATCGCCTCTGGGGCCGTTGCAATTGTCGTTCGGTCGTCCTCTGAATGCCAAGGACGGCGACGAGAAACAACTGTTCCAGTTCCAGATCGGCACAGGGTTCTGA